The following coding sequences lie in one Rhodoflexus caldus genomic window:
- a CDS encoding M28 family metallopeptidase, whose amino-acid sequence MSKKYYRMALVAWALLAGTTAYAQNDQTLATQTISRAKIEAHIGFLASDELKGRNTPSPEQLIAARYLATQLQCYGAKPLPSLGGYFQQVKFKTQKKSKAKITFSFNGKNFEQNTHMVAIEGGNMSADGAMVFMEYGKEEEFAKTDVKGKIVVVKAGVGEGTDARQWFADGRKKHERAAKAGAAALIELYNNPMIPWRFLVNYLGSDQLVLDKGTGKDAPGSIPHLWLNDPDWKEAAEMKTDAAYTAKLSITGMEIVYASSPNVVAYVEGTDPKLKNEYVVYSAHYDHVGVGRPDVAGDSIYNGARDNAVGTVTVLSVAENIAKHPTKRSALFVLFTGEEKGLLGSEWFIENSPIPHKQMVYCFNSDNAGYNTTKAATIIGLKRTSAAPMIEQACKAFGLEATDDPAPEQNLFDRSDNVNFAAMGIPAPTFSLGFTAFDDAINKYYHQPGDQPDNLDYDYLQKFFSAYVYASRLIANAKEIPFWKEGDKYFEAGKKLYGK is encoded by the coding sequence ATGTCTAAAAAGTATTATCGCATGGCGTTGGTTGCGTGGGCTTTGTTGGCAGGCACTACTGCCTACGCTCAGAACGACCAAACGCTGGCAACCCAAACCATCAGCCGTGCAAAAATTGAAGCACACATCGGCTTTTTGGCTTCCGATGAGTTAAAAGGACGCAATACGCCCTCACCCGAGCAACTCATTGCTGCCCGCTATCTGGCAACACAGTTGCAATGTTATGGCGCAAAGCCGCTGCCATCGTTGGGAGGCTATTTCCAGCAGGTTAAATTCAAAACCCAGAAAAAATCAAAAGCCAAAATTACTTTCAGCTTCAACGGTAAAAATTTTGAGCAAAACACACACATGGTAGCCATTGAAGGCGGCAACATGTCTGCCGACGGAGCAATGGTATTTATGGAATACGGCAAGGAAGAAGAATTTGCCAAAACCGATGTCAAAGGGAAAATCGTAGTTGTAAAAGCGGGTGTCGGCGAAGGCACCGACGCGCGCCAATGGTTTGCCGACGGGCGCAAAAAGCATGAGCGCGCAGCCAAAGCAGGTGCAGCAGCACTGATTGAACTTTACAACAACCCAATGATTCCTTGGCGATTTTTGGTCAATTATCTTGGCAGCGACCAGCTGGTATTAGACAAAGGAACAGGTAAGGACGCGCCGGGCAGCATCCCGCACCTGTGGCTGAATGACCCCGACTGGAAAGAAGCCGCCGAAATGAAAACAGATGCCGCCTATACTGCCAAATTATCCATTACAGGCATGGAGATTGTTTACGCCTCCAGCCCGAACGTAGTGGCCTATGTGGAAGGCACCGACCCGAAACTTAAAAATGAATATGTGGTGTATTCTGCTCACTACGACCACGTAGGTGTCGGCAGACCTGATGTAGCGGGCGACTCCATTTATAACGGTGCGCGCGATAATGCAGTAGGTACGGTAACGGTTCTGTCCGTGGCTGAAAATATTGCCAAACACCCCACCAAGCGCTCGGCGCTGTTTGTGCTGTTTACAGGCGAAGAAAAAGGTTTGCTGGGCAGCGAGTGGTTTATAGAAAACAGCCCGATTCCTCACAAGCAAATGGTTTACTGTTTCAACAGCGACAATGCAGGCTACAATACTACAAAGGCAGCCACTATCATCGGGTTGAAGCGCACCTCGGCCGCACCGATGATTGAGCAGGCCTGCAAGGCTTTTGGTCTGGAAGCTACCGATGACCCCGCCCCTGAGCAAAACCTGTTTGACCGTTCCGACAACGTAAACTTTGCAGCGATGGGCATCCCTGCCCCTACTTTCAGCCTCGGATTTACCGCATTTGACGATGCTATCAACAAATACTACCACCAACCCGGCGATCAGCCCGACAATCTGGATTATGACTACCTGCAAAAATTCTTTTCTGCATACGTCTATGCCTCACGCCTGATTGCCAATGCAAAGGAAATTCCTTTCTGGAAAGAGGGAGATAAGTACTTTGAAGCAGGTAAGAAACTGTACGGTAAATAA